Proteins encoded together in one Bos indicus isolate NIAB-ARS_2022 breed Sahiwal x Tharparkar chromosome 3, NIAB-ARS_B.indTharparkar_mat_pri_1.0, whole genome shotgun sequence window:
- the VANGL2 gene encoding vang-like protein 2, translated as MDTESQYSGYSYKSGHSRSSRKHRDRRDRHRSKSRDGSRGDKSVTIQAPGEPLLDNESTRGDERDDNWGETTTVVTGTSEHSISHDDLTRIAKDMEDSVPLDCSRHLGVAAGATLALLSFLTPLAFLLLPPLLWREELEPCGTACEGLFISVAFKLLILLLGSWALFFRRPKASLPRVFVLRALLMVLVFLLVVSYWLFYGVRILDARERSYQGVVQFAVSLVDALLFVHYLAVVLLELRQLQPQFTLKVVRSTDGASRFYNVGHLSIQRVAVWILEKYYHDFPVYNPALLNLPKSVLAKKVSGFKVYSLGEENSTNNSTGQSRAVIAAAARRRDNSHNEYYYEEAEHERRVRKRRARLVVAVEEAFTHIKRLQEEEQKNPREVMDPREAAQAIFASMARAMQKYLRTTKQQPYHTMESILQHLEFCITHDMTPKAFLERYLAAGPTIQYHKERWLAKQWTLVSEEPVTNGLKDGIVFLLKRQDFSLVVSTKKVPFFKLSEEFVDPKSHKFVMRLQSETSV; from the exons ATGGACACCGAGTCCCAGTACTCGGGCTACTCCTACAAGTCTGGCCACTCCCGCAGCTCCCGCAAGCACAG GGACCGCCGGGACCGACACCGCTCTAAGAGCCGAGACGGAAGCCGGGGGGACAAGTCGGTGACGATCCAGGCTCCAGGGGAGCCCCTGCTGGACAATGAGTCCACGAGAGGGGATGAGCGG GATGACAACTGGGGGGAGACGACCACAGTGGTAACGGGCACCTCGGAGCACAGCATCTCCCACGATGACCTCACGCGCATCGCCAAGGACATGGAAGACAGCGTCCCTCTGGACTGCTCCCGGCACCTGGGTGTGGCGGCGGGGGCTACGCTGGCCCTGCTCTCTTTCCTCACGCCTCTGGCTTTCCTGCTGCTGCCCCCACTGCTGTGGCGGGAGGAGCTGGAGCCGTGCGGGACGGCCTGCGAAGGCCTCTTCATCTCCGTGGCCTTCAAGCTGCTCATCCTGCTGCTGGGCAGCTGGGCCCTGTTCTTCCGCCGGCCCAAGGCCTCTCTGCCCCGCGTCTTCGTGCTGCGCGCCCTGCTCATGGTGCTCGTCTTCCTGCTCGTCGTGTCCTACTGGCTCTTCTACGGTGTTCGCATTCTGGACGCCCGCGAGCGCAGCTACCAGGGCGTGGTGCAGTTTGCCGTGTCCCTGGTGGACGCCCTGCTCTTTGTGCACTACCTGGCCGTGGTCCTGCTGGAGCTGCGCCAGCTCCAGCCGCAGTTCACGCTCAAGGTCGTGCGCTCCACCGACGGGGCCAGCCGCTTCTACAACGTGGGCCATCTCAG CATCCAGCGTGTGGCAGTGTGGATCCTGGAGAAGTATTACCATGACTTCCCTGTCTACAACCCTGCCCTCCTCAACCTGCCCAAGTCCGTCCTGGCCAAGAAAGTGTCTGGCTTCAAGGTGTATTCCCTCGGAGAGG AAAACAGTACCAACAACTCCACGGGTCAGTCCCGAGCTGTGATTGCAGCGGCGGCCCGCAGGCGGGACAACAGCCACAATGAGTACTACTACGAGGAGGCCGAGCATGAGCGGAGGGTGCGCAAGCGGAGGGCCAG GCTTGTGGTGGCAGTGGAGGAGGCCTTCACTCACATTAAGCGGCTGCAGGAAGAGGAGCAGAAGAACCCCAGGGAGGTGATGGACCCCCGGGAGGCGGCCCAGGCCATCTTTGCATCCATGGCCCGTGCCATGCAGAAGTACCTTCGCACGACCAAGCAGCAGCCTTACCACACCATGGAGAGCATCCTACAGCACCTTGAGTTCTGCATCACACACGACATGACGCCCAAG GCCTTCCTGGAGCGGTACCTGGCGGCTGGACCCACCATCCAGTATCACAAGGAACGCTGGCTGGCCAAACAGTGGACACTTGTGAGCGAGGAGCCGGTAACCAATGGGCTCAAGGATGGCATTGTTTTCCTCTTGAAACGCCAGGACTTCAGCCTGGTGGTCAGCACCAAGAAGGTCCCATTCTTCAAACTCTCCGAGGAATTTGTAGACCCCAAGTCGCACAAGTTTGTCATGAGGCTGCAGTCCGAGACCTCAGTGTGA